The proteins below come from a single Rhizobium etli CFN 42 genomic window:
- a CDS encoding eukaryotic translation initiation factor eIF-2-beta/eIF-5 family protein → MNNLLACTSCGLDETESVIHFGSYILRCAACGEAIVATSFIAMLNSDQECSAFIDAGPGERPPPDGLIARGPLRLIATAISAAASDGTLIRLIFAPRRIEATAPNASRI, encoded by the coding sequence ATGAACAATTTGCTCGCCTGCACGTCGTGCGGATTGGATGAAACAGAATCTGTCATACATTTCGGCTCGTACATTCTCCGATGTGCCGCTTGTGGTGAAGCAATCGTCGCGACATCATTCATAGCAATGCTGAACTCAGATCAAGAGTGTTCAGCCTTTATCGATGCAGGCCCCGGAGAACGCCCTCCGCCAGACGGCCTTATCGCGCGCGGACCACTCCGGTTGATCGCAACGGCGATTAGCGCCGCGGCGAGTGACGGAACTCTGATACGCCTGATCTTCGCTCCACGACGGATTGAAGCCACGGCGCCGAACGCTTCGAGAATCTAG
- a CDS encoding type II toxin-antitoxin system VapC family toxin encodes MVKSLFDTNVLIDYLNAVPQARDELRRYPEKAISIITWMEVLVGAKPEVAIGTRAFLAGFAVIAVDNAIAERAVSLRQLHRIKLPDAIIWATANVHSMLLITRNTKDFPGEMPDIRVPYEI; translated from the coding sequence ATGGTAAAGTCTCTGTTCGACACTAATGTCTTGATTGATTATCTCAACGCAGTTCCACAAGCGCGAGACGAACTGAGGAGATATCCCGAAAAGGCGATTAGCATTATCACCTGGATGGAGGTTCTCGTCGGTGCCAAGCCTGAGGTGGCAATCGGAACGCGCGCTTTCCTGGCCGGCTTTGCAGTCATCGCTGTCGATAACGCCATAGCCGAACGAGCAGTTTCTCTGCGACAACTTCATCGTATCAAGCTTCCAGATGCCATCATCTGGGCAACGGCCAATGTTCACTCGATGTTGCTGATTACCCGAAATACGAAGGATTTCCCTGGTGAAATGCCGGACATCCGAGTGCCATACGAAATTTGA
- a CDS encoding ribbon-helix-helix domain-containing protein, translating to MRTLVDIGDPEVKALDRLAQREKMSRAALIRKAINDFLARNNADIEAEAFGLWGDRKIDGLAYQENMRREW from the coding sequence ATGAGAACGTTGGTAGATATCGGCGACCCAGAAGTCAAAGCGCTGGACCGGCTGGCACAGCGGGAAAAAATGTCGAGAGCAGCGCTGATCCGAAAGGCGATCAATGACTTCCTGGCTAGGAACAATGCCGATATCGAAGCAGAAGCGTTCGGGCTCTGGGGCGATCGAAAGATCGATGGTTTGGCCTATCAGGAAAACATGCGCCGCGAATGGTAA
- a CDS encoding redoxin domain-containing protein, which translates to MSRSSVDRPLQPGDRAPNVVFDAISREGKIALNDFRGRSPLLIGLFRGLHCPFCRRHVSAMAQLNPALKEKGIECLAVVKTPVERARLYFRYHPLPDLLSASDPEGASHRAFGLPIVEFTENETEWPHKLGMDAVMAMRIDLPGELPVPMNPAAAGDFLEKKDWYEITAADRQIMIAGHMPLIGEFLLDREGTVRWSFTEAEEEGQNICRAPSPEELMAAASQVAHQ; encoded by the coding sequence ATGTCCCGGAGTAGTGTCGACCGCCCGCTGCAGCCGGGCGACCGGGCACCGAATGTTGTATTCGACGCGATCTCGCGCGAAGGCAAGATCGCGCTTAATGATTTTCGAGGCCGTAGCCCGTTACTGATCGGTTTGTTTCGAGGCCTGCACTGTCCGTTCTGCCGGCGTCATGTCTCGGCGATGGCGCAACTCAACCCGGCCCTGAAGGAGAAAGGCATCGAATGTCTCGCCGTGGTCAAGACGCCGGTCGAGCGGGCGCGGCTCTACTTCCGTTACCATCCGCTACCCGACCTTCTTAGCGCATCCGACCCGGAGGGGGCTTCGCATCGCGCCTTTGGTCTACCCATCGTCGAGTTCACGGAGAATGAAACCGAATGGCCGCACAAGCTCGGTATGGACGCGGTGATGGCAATGCGGATCGATCTGCCGGGCGAGTTGCCCGTGCCGATGAACCCGGCTGCGGCGGGCGACTTTCTTGAGAAAAAGGACTGGTATGAAATTACGGCGGCCGACCGGCAGATTATGATCGCCGGTCACATGCCGCTTATCGGGGAGTTCCTGCTTGATCGGGAAGGCACTGTGCGCTGGAGTTTCACAGAAGCCGAAGAGGAAGGCCAGAATATATGCCGGGCGCCGAGTCCCGAAGAATTGATGGCAGCAGCTTCCCAAGTCGCACATCAATAA
- a CDS encoding S-adenosylmethionine:tRNA ribosyltransferase-isomerase has translation MIAADRLDRQSARLLVVEADGRMRDLPRANLGMLFDPGDLVVANDAATLPASLHGTHLRCGKTIEIRLAGWLSASAPVRFLAIVFGSGDHRTRTEDRLPPPALSSGDRLQLGPLEARVERVLDHPRLVELSFEGTRAAMFAGLAQHGRPIQYAHVPEPLALWDVWTRIAARPVAFEAPSASFALDWRTLQAWRRREIGFATLTHAAGISSTGDPALDSRLPFDEPYHIPECTVAQVARAQLRGSRIIAIGTSVVRALEAAANPDGSVRAGDGIATGRIACGTPLRVVDAVLTGVHQPGESHFELLRAFADDGFLASASTALTACGYRAHEFGDSMLLNCQPPLYWREP, from the coding sequence GTGATCGCCGCTGATCGCCTCGATCGGCAATCGGCCAGGCTGCTCGTCGTGGAGGCGGACGGCAGGATGCGCGACCTGCCGCGGGCTAACCTCGGGATGTTATTCGATCCTGGCGATCTGGTTGTCGCCAACGATGCCGCAACCTTGCCTGCCAGCCTGCACGGCACGCATCTCCGATGTGGAAAGACAATCGAGATCCGCTTGGCCGGCTGGCTGTCAGCTTCCGCTCCAGTCCGCTTCCTTGCGATCGTCTTCGGCTCTGGTGATCACCGCACCCGCACGGAAGATCGGCTGCCGCCGCCTGCGCTGTCATCAGGCGATCGCCTCCAGCTCGGCCCACTTGAAGCCAGGGTCGAGCGCGTTCTCGACCATCCTCGCCTTGTCGAGCTCAGCTTCGAAGGCACCCGAGCAGCCATGTTTGCAGGACTGGCGCAGCATGGCAGGCCGATTCAATACGCGCATGTTCCCGAGCCGCTGGCACTGTGGGATGTTTGGACGAGAATCGCCGCCCGGCCGGTCGCGTTCGAGGCGCCATCGGCTTCCTTCGCGCTCGACTGGCGCACACTGCAAGCTTGGCGTCGGCGCGAGATCGGTTTTGCAACACTCACGCATGCCGCGGGGATTTCTTCCACCGGCGATCCCGCGCTCGACTCGCGCCTTCCCTTCGACGAGCCGTACCACATCCCTGAATGTACCGTGGCGCAGGTAGCGCGGGCGCAGCTCAGGGGCAGCCGCATCATCGCGATCGGCACCAGCGTCGTGCGCGCACTTGAAGCAGCCGCCAATCCCGATGGCAGCGTGCGTGCCGGAGATGGTATTGCGACAGGGCGCATCGCATGTGGCACTCCGCTCCGCGTCGTCGATGCGGTTCTCACTGGCGTCCACCAGCCCGGCGAAAGCCATTTCGAGCTGTTGCGCGCCTTCGCCGACGACGGCTTCCTCGCCAGTGCCTCCACCGCTCTAACTGCATGCGGTTACCGTGCACATGAATTCGGCGATTCCATGCTGCTCAACTGTCAACCGCCACTTTATTGGCGCGAACCTTAG
- a CDS encoding SDR family NAD(P)-dependent oxidoreductase, giving the protein MQANIDLQGLRVGITGGTSGLGLALVRQLAEKGASVAFVARTAANVERIAAETGAFGIVADIGKKEDIYPIAMQISANLGGVDVLINNASSLGPVPLALLADTDCEELEAALVVNVLGAFRLTKALFGALATSAREGRGALVINISSDAAVNAYPGWGAYGASKAALAHLTAIWDAEAKGDGIRFLAPDPGDMDTPLHALALPDADRSALKYPKLAAAEIIEKMLDALPSHDALTAGAHA; this is encoded by the coding sequence ATGCAGGCGAATATCGATCTTCAAGGACTTCGCGTAGGGATCACCGGCGGCACTTCCGGCCTCGGACTGGCGCTTGTGCGGCAGCTTGCCGAGAAGGGTGCGAGCGTTGCCTTCGTCGCCCGCACCGCCGCCAATGTCGAACGCATCGCAGCCGAGACGGGCGCGTTTGGCATTGTCGCCGATATCGGCAAGAAGGAAGACATCTATCCGATCGCGATGCAGATCAGTGCCAATCTTGGCGGCGTCGACGTCCTGATCAACAATGCATCGAGCCTCGGTCCTGTGCCTCTGGCGCTTCTTGCCGACACGGACTGCGAGGAGCTGGAAGCGGCCCTCGTAGTCAACGTTCTCGGCGCCTTCCGGCTGACGAAAGCCCTGTTCGGTGCGCTTGCCACGTCGGCGCGCGAGGGCCGCGGCGCGCTGGTGATCAACATCTCCAGCGACGCGGCGGTCAACGCCTATCCCGGCTGGGGCGCATACGGCGCGAGCAAGGCAGCGCTTGCCCATCTGACGGCGATTTGGGACGCGGAGGCGAAAGGAGATGGAATAAGGTTTCTTGCCCCCGATCCTGGCGACATGGACACCCCGCTGCACGCGCTGGCGCTACCGGACGCCGATCGGTCGGCCTTGAAATATCCGAAGCTGGCCGCTGCCGAAATCATCGAGAAGATGCTCGACGCGTTGCCGAGTCACGATGCGCTTACCGCCGGAGCCCACGCGTGA
- the soxR gene encoding redox-sensitive transcriptional activator SoxR, which translates to MDPMLTITDVSRRSGVASSALRFYEERGLIASERAGSGHRRYHRSALRRIAFIVFAQRIGLTLEEIGAELAKLPVDRVPSRRDWSRLSSVWAKRIDQRIAELQRLRSGLGECIGCGCLSIDRCRLANPADVAGRKGPGARYWLG; encoded by the coding sequence ATGGATCCGATGCTGACCATCACCGACGTGTCGCGGCGCAGCGGCGTTGCCTCATCGGCTCTGCGCTTCTATGAGGAGCGTGGGTTGATCGCATCCGAGCGCGCCGGCTCGGGACATCGACGCTACCACCGGTCTGCATTGCGGCGGATCGCTTTCATCGTCTTTGCACAGCGGATCGGGTTGACGCTTGAGGAGATCGGCGCCGAGCTCGCCAAGCTGCCGGTCGATCGCGTACCGTCACGTCGGGATTGGTCGCGGTTGTCGAGCGTGTGGGCAAAACGTATCGACCAACGCATAGCCGAGTTACAGCGCCTGCGGTCCGGTCTTGGCGAATGCATCGGTTGCGGCTGCCTGTCGATCGACCGATGTCGCTTGGCGAACCCTGCCGACGTGGCAGGGCGCAAAGGCCCGGGGGCGAGATATTGGCTGGGGTGA
- a CDS encoding ATP-binding protein: MALYPRLVEQRVADAMSDTRVVLVVGPRQSGKTTLAKKIANEQMEYYTLDNATTLGAARQDPVGFVRRIDRAIIDEIQRAPELLLAIKESVDTDQRLGRFLLTGSANLMTLPRVADSLAKRMEVVRLLPLAQSEIRTAGSGNFLRDAFHNEAKGGEPIVGDDLMAAVLAGGYPEALSRKTLSRRQDWYADYIQAIVQRDVRDVAQIEQIAQMPRLLRILAEHSGQLVNYSGIGAAIGMNHITTQKYVGIFESLFLARTVQPWFSNKLKRLTKTPKIHFLDSGLLASLRDLSLYRLRDDRGQFGALLETFVFGEILKLASAAHTRFEFSHFRDKQQNEVDIVIEDMRGRIVGIEIKAAASVTNSDFSGLRILAEASRERFVSGMVLYDHDKVIPFGERLSAVPISALWS; the protein is encoded by the coding sequence GTGGCGCTATATCCAAGGCTCGTTGAGCAACGCGTGGCCGACGCTATGTCAGACACGCGAGTCGTGCTGGTCGTTGGCCCCCGACAATCAGGAAAAACGACTCTGGCGAAGAAGATCGCCAACGAGCAGATGGAGTATTACACGCTGGACAATGCGACGACCTTGGGGGCAGCGCGACAGGATCCGGTTGGCTTTGTAAGACGTATAGATCGCGCCATTATCGATGAGATTCAGCGCGCTCCTGAGCTATTGCTGGCGATCAAGGAAAGTGTGGATACTGACCAGCGCCTGGGGCGTTTCCTCCTGACTGGTTCCGCCAATCTCATGACGTTGCCACGCGTGGCGGATTCGCTCGCAAAGCGCATGGAAGTCGTTCGATTGCTGCCGCTTGCACAAAGCGAGATCAGAACCGCCGGCAGCGGCAACTTCCTGCGCGACGCCTTTCATAATGAAGCTAAGGGCGGAGAACCCATCGTCGGCGACGACCTGATGGCTGCGGTCCTGGCCGGTGGATATCCCGAGGCATTGAGCCGCAAAACCTTGAGCCGCAGACAGGACTGGTATGCGGATTATATCCAAGCGATCGTTCAACGCGACGTTCGCGATGTCGCGCAAATCGAGCAAATTGCGCAAATGCCGCGCTTGCTGCGCATCCTGGCGGAGCATTCGGGACAACTCGTGAACTACTCCGGAATTGGCGCCGCCATCGGGATGAACCACATCACAACGCAGAAATACGTTGGCATATTCGAGAGCCTGTTCCTCGCCCGAACCGTTCAACCCTGGTTTTCCAACAAACTGAAACGCCTGACCAAGACTCCGAAAATACATTTCCTCGATTCTGGTCTTCTCGCATCTCTTCGTGACCTCTCTCTCTACCGACTCCGGGACGATAGGGGGCAGTTCGGGGCGTTGCTGGAGACTTTCGTTTTTGGGGAGATCCTTAAACTCGCCAGCGCCGCACATACCCGATTTGAGTTTTCGCATTTTCGTGACAAGCAGCAGAATGAAGTCGATATCGTCATCGAAGACATGCGAGGGCGGATTGTCGGTATCGAGATCAAAGCGGCAGCATCCGTCACGAATTCCGATTTTTCTGGATTGCGAATTTTGGCCGAAGCATCCAGAGAACGGTTTGTTTCGGGCATGGTCTTGTACGACCATGACAAGGTGATCCCGTTCGGAGAACGCCTATCCGCCGTGCCAATCTCGGCGTTGTGGAGTTAG
- a CDS encoding ROK family transcriptional regulator → MRYLRSGPRRLHAQETGPARAKTVGLRSGEIADRNIRVILEAIRRHGPLTRTELGRHSGLTGPGITNILRRLAEEKLVTSNRRNGLGGGATATEFALRPEGAFSIGVKLRRTRGEIVLIDLSGQVHDRVYFGVEPEDGVGAVHAAVRDIIDRHATLPIVGLGIAANDWSDARSEQLAAMATIPRIYVENECTASLLAERTIGSAMPEGGLAMIIIDDDVQAGFLIRGIPYSGVHGRAGSIGEMLTGPDSVQLNTVVGFDSLRSRIGDEDFARLLKGEEFSSPLLSQWIRDAAGHLLDPIIAMAGFIAPSVVMIGGDLPQGVIEALIHQLSVERRDTSTRPLLTPWISPMRPASFSGGVALGAALLPFLNTLLLPPASA, encoded by the coding sequence ATGCGGTATCTTCGGTCAGGGCCGCGTCGGCTTCACGCGCAGGAGACAGGCCCCGCGCGCGCCAAAACGGTGGGTCTGAGGTCGGGGGAAATCGCCGACCGGAATATTCGCGTCATTCTGGAAGCCATCCGCCGGCATGGGCCGCTGACGCGGACGGAGCTTGGGCGCCATAGCGGGCTGACCGGGCCGGGCATCACCAATATCCTGCGTCGGCTCGCCGAAGAAAAGCTCGTGACGTCGAACCGGCGCAACGGACTCGGCGGTGGGGCGACTGCCACGGAATTCGCGCTGCGGCCGGAGGGCGCGTTTTCGATCGGCGTCAAGCTTCGCCGGACGCGCGGCGAGATCGTGCTGATCGATCTCAGCGGTCAGGTGCATGACCGGGTCTATTTCGGCGTCGAGCCGGAAGACGGGGTAGGCGCGGTGCATGCGGCGGTCAGGGACATCATCGATCGGCATGCGACATTGCCGATCGTCGGGCTCGGGATCGCCGCCAACGATTGGAGCGATGCCCGCAGCGAGCAGCTTGCGGCGATGGCGACGATCCCACGCATCTACGTCGAAAACGAATGCACGGCGAGCCTGCTTGCCGAGCGCACGATCGGCAGCGCCATGCCGGAGGGTGGGCTCGCGATGATCATCATCGACGACGACGTTCAGGCGGGCTTCCTCATCAGGGGGATTCCCTATTCCGGGGTGCACGGGCGGGCGGGCAGCATCGGCGAAATGCTGACCGGGCCCGATAGTGTCCAGCTGAACACCGTCGTCGGTTTCGATTCCCTGCGCTCACGCATCGGCGACGAGGACTTCGCGCGCCTGCTCAAGGGCGAGGAGTTCTCCTCGCCGTTGCTGTCGCAGTGGATCCGCGACGCCGCCGGCCATCTGCTCGACCCGATCATCGCCATGGCCGGCTTCATCGCCCCGAGCGTGGTCATGATCGGCGGCGACCTGCCGCAGGGCGTCATCGAAGCGCTGATCCATCAGCTTTCCGTCGAGCGGCGTGACACCTCGACCAGGCCGCTGCTGACGCCC